In the genome of Danio rerio strain Tuebingen ecotype United States chromosome 23, GRCz12tu, whole genome shotgun sequence, one region contains:
- the LOC141380594 gene encoding uncharacterized protein, with amino-acid sequence MSEIRSQDLASYHIRLHDTMDDIVSFARQIGGDGSVINLCLRTPTLKSDVNAVLTPGNNYDVNLFTDQIAKILQSDDKLSDNETVEIEAEVVMNRLGGGGVRRKLTDLAFDQVIKRKKTSLFIPTNISNKLCFSICIAHFLDPQLPECELENRASIIHNKVGLAIQDKVGFHDIAKFENMLDIKIVVFYRTNNGVLQTYVNNNEPHDKTVYLYLQDEHYYMILNLKSFIGASYVCEFCYKGYTSVRNHQCKHVCNVCFDGECYKHPKKIIHCSDCLRYCKSSYCYDAHKKPVLEGEKVPCDVIKYCKKCNRRYDKKKSKHICAPNRCDACREELVPGGEHECFIKTVPLKDPQNKYIFYDFETRYENARHVPNFVCAITFCGERFVAGGSDCVKKMIDHFRKPKYEGYCFIAHNASGFDSFLILEYFCKAGLQMDIIMKGCKLIFMFDVSFKQRYIDSISFIPMALSKMPAALNLNTTEKGYFPHHFNRLENENYVGPYPDKKYYGYENLSEKDQAKFDAWYATTSGEVFDFKEQLCQYGVNDVVLLREACMTYRESFIECTQIDPFSYTTLPSCCMGIFKTHYLKDHTIALTHDNAYIRQNKTFSSVSIEWLEYLKKTRNVDIHHALNHGEMQIGKYFLDGYYEQGDSRYGLDFLGCLFHAHQCRYEPHKLHPMSGVPFGVLRRQVDEKIEILQNAYGLKVEIIWECEWSKMKQTDPSVIEFMSTYSAPERLKPRDALFGGRTNAYKLYHKVGEGETISYLDFTSLYPFIMSTKTYPIGHPEIIFNDFQPIENYYGLIKATVYPPRKLLHPVLPYRCAGKLMFPLCRTCAHAENQTSRCNHTDDERALSGCWVSVELLKAIEKGYVVVKVDEVWHFPERSDKLFSEYVKTFLRLKQQASGYPSNVTTDSEKETYIRKYYEREGIQLDPSQITHNPAQRAIIKLILNAIWGRFAMQSQHSVTQLVRDPEEFTTIVFGKTDALKYFTFISDDVALVQFHPTEDSHRIIRDINVFVAAYTTSWARLELYKLMDKLGDRLLYSDTDSVIFVSKAGDWMPPLGDYLGDLTDEIGDGDYITEFCSSGPKSYGYRTASGKVCMKAKGITLNAKNSQTIRLDTLIGLVDGYVTSGDDSRYILAQADNIVRNKKHLTLHNKSVVKKFKVVYNKRRLLPDYTTLPYGF; translated from the coding sequence ATGAGTGAAATAAGATCTCAGGATTTAGCATCGTACCACATACGTTTACACGATACCATGGATGACATTGTGTCATTCGCTAGACAGATTGGCGGTGATGGTAGCGTCATCAATTTATGCCTTCGAACACCCACCCTGAAATCGGATGTAAATGCAGTTTTAACACCGGGTAATAATTACGACGTTAATCTTTTTACAGATCAAATTGCAAAAATTTTACAGAGCGATGATAAGTTATCAGATAATGAAACTGTTGAGATTGAAGCAGAGGTTGTAATGAACAGACTAGGAGGAGGTGGCGTTCGTCGTAAACTTACGGATTTGGCGTTTGATCAGgtaatcaaaagaaaaaagacgAGTTTGTTTATACCTAcaaatatttcaaacaaattaTGTTTCTCTATCTGTATAGCTCATTTTCTAGACCCTCAATTACCAGAGTGTGAATTAGAAAACCGTGCATCAATCATACACAATAAAGTGGGTCTTGCTATCCAAGACAAGGTCGGTTTTCACGACATAGCAAAATTTGAAAACATGCTAGACatcaaaattgttgttttttataggACAAACAACGGTGTGTTACAAACATACGTAAATAACAACGAACCTCATGACAAAACGGTGTACCTTTATTTACAAGACGAACATTACTACATGATTCTCAATTTGAAATCATTCATAGGTGCTAGTTATGTATGTGAATTCTGCTATAAGGGCTACACATCAGTGCGAAATCATCAATGTAAACACGTCTGTAACGTCTGCTTCGACGGCGAATGTTACAAGCATcctaaaaaaatcattcattgtaGCGATTGTCTGCGCTACTGCAAATCTTCTTACTGCTACGATGCACATAAGAAACCTGTGCTTGAAGGAGAAAAAGTACCTTGCGACGTTATAAAATACTGCAAGAAATGTAATAGACGGTACGATAAGAAAAAGTCTAAACACATATGTGCACCAAACCGTTGTGATGCATGTCGTGAAGAACTTGTCCCGGGTGGAGAACATGAGTGTTTCATTAAGACAGTACCACTCAAAGACCCTCAGAATAAATACATCTTTTACGATTTCGAGACTCGTTATGAAAATGCGAGACACGTACCAAATTTTGTCTGCGCAATAACGTTTTGTGGTGAAAGATTTGTAGCCGGGGGGTCTGACTGTGTGAAAAAAATGATTGATCATTTCAGAAAACCCAAATACGAAGGTTATTGTTTCATAGCTCATAACGCATCCGGATTTGACTCCTTTCTAATTCTTGAATATTTTTGTAAAGCAGGGCTTCAAATGGACATCATCATGAAAGGTTGTAAATTAATCTTCATGTTCGATGTTTCATTTAAGCAACGCTATATAGATAGCATATCCTTCATACCGATGGCTCTGTCTAAGATGCCGGCAGCATTAAACCTCAACACAACAGAAAAAGGCTACTTTCCGCATCATTTCAATAGATTAGAAAATGAGAACTACGTAGGACCTTATCCTGACAAAAAGTATTATGGTTACGAAAACCTATCGGAAAAAGATCAGGCAAAGTTCGATGCGTGGTACGCTACTACTTCAGGGGAGGTTTTCGACTTCAAGGAACAGCTGTGTCAATATGGTGTAAATGATGTTGTCTTGCTCCGTGAAGCATGCATGACATACAGAGAATCGTTCATAGAGTGTACACAAATCGATCCATTTAGTTACACAACTCTTCCTAGTTGTTGTATGGGAATTTTCAAGACACACTATCTGAAAGACCACACTATTGCTCTAACCCATGATAATGCCTACATTCGGCAAAATAAGACATTCTCGAGTGTCTCGATTGAATGGTTGGAGTATTTAAAAAAGACTAGAAACGTTGACATTCATCATGCTCTGAATCATGGTGAAATGCAAATTGGTAAATACTTTTTAGACGGCTACTACGAACAGGGCGATTCAAGGTATGGACTTGATTTTTTGGGGTGTCTATTTCACGCCCACCAATGCCGTTATGAGCCTCACAAACTCCACCCCATGTCGGGTGTACCCTTTGGTGTTCTCAGACGTCAAGTTGACGAAAAAATTGAAATTCTACAAAACGCTTATGGCTTGAAAGTAGAGATTATCTGGGAATGCGAATGgtctaaaatgaaacaaacagaCCCTTCAGTGATAGAATTTATGAGCACTTATTCGGCGCCTGAAAGACTGAAACCCAGAGATGCGCTTTTCGGAGGTCGTACCAATGCTTATAAGTTGTATCACAAAGTGGGGGAGGGGGAGACCATTTCTTATTTGGATTTTACGTCGCTCTATCCCTTTATTATGAGTACAAAGACGTATCCAATAGGTCATCCCGAAATAATTTTCAACGACTTTCAGCCGATCGAAAATTATTACGGTCTTATTAAGGCAACTGTGTATCCGCCCCGAAAATTACTACATCCGGTCCTCCCTTACAGATGCGCCGGTAAACTCATGTTCCCGTTATGCAGAACATGCGCACACGCTGAAAACCAAACATCAAGATGTAATCATACGGATGATGAGAGGGCACTTAGTGGGTGTTGGGTCAGTGTTGAACTTTTAAAAGCGATTGAGAAAGGGTATGTCGTGGTCAAAGTCGACGAAGTTTGGCATTTTCCTGAAAGGTCGGACAAGTTGTTTAGCGAATACGTTAAAACGTTTTTACGTTTAAAACAACAAGCATCGGGATACCCTTCAAACGTTACCACTGATTCTGAAAAAGAGACATACATCCGCAAATACTATGAGAGAGAGGGGATTCAACTTGACCCTTCACAGATCACTCATAACCCGGCCCAAAGGGCTATAATCAAGCTAATCTTAAATGCGATTTGGGGACGTTTCGCAATGCAGTCTCAGCATTCTGTTACGCAACTTGTACGAGACCCTGAAGAATTCACAACGATTGTTTTCGGTAAAACTGATGCATTGAAATATTTTACCTTCATCTCAGATGATGTAGCGCTAGTGCAATTTCACCCTACCGAAGATAGTCATCGCATTATTCGTGACATTAACGTATTCGTAGCGGCGTACACAACTTCGTGGGCGAGGTTAGAATTGTACAAATTGATGGACAAACTTGGCGATCGTTTATTATACTCTGACACAGATAGTGTTATTTTTGTATCCAAGGCCGGTGACTGGATGCCACCTCTGGGTGATTATTTGGGGGACTTGACAGATGAAATAGGCGATGGTGATTATATTACCGAGTTTTGTTCCAGCGGACCAAAGTCGTATGGTTACCGTACCGCTTCCGGTAAAGTCTGCATGAAAGCTAAGGGTATAACTCTGAATGCTAAAAATTCCCAAACGATAAGATTAGACACATTGATTGGTCTGGTTGATGGGTATGTTACATCAGGCGATGACTCTCGATACATTTTAGCTCAAGCTGACAACATTGTCAGGAATAAAAAACACCTCACACTCCACAACAAATCAGTCGTTAAAAAGTTCAAGGTGGTGTATAACAAGCGAAGACTTTTACCCGACTACACAACTCTGCCTTATGGCTTTTAA
- the LOC101882499 gene encoding uncharacterized protein isoform X2: MELQINPSESEAFDAINHISSSTHMFDNQTQKAKIEVIDLTVEEEEEEKIAGQQESLREEKFDPAPGTSAPKRPRIVYTPYVNKRQKISETPVQEEYDTDEDDDEDAESDPWTPLASPLSPYASPSEPNPSAINFNLSEDPWCEQGASNSGHHESTQGGAHQPIYPFQAPVEEEEEEEEEEDAEDVERPQRPQQNQEAGSVSKQRNIKDFYESPAYCLIREYLDRYE; the protein is encoded by the exons ATGGAATTGC AAATAAATCCTTCCGAAAGTGAGGCATTTGATGCCATCAATCATATTT CCTCTTCGACTCACATGTTTGATAATCAAACGCAAAAAG CGAAAATTGAAGTTATCGACTTGAcggtggaagaagaagaagaagaaaagattgCGGGGCAACAAGAATCATTGAGAGAAGAAAAGTTTGATCCAGCGCCGGGGACTTCTGCCCCTAAGAGACCAAGAATTGTTTACACaccatatgtaaataaaaggcaaaaaatttCTGAAACACCTGTGCAAGAAGAATACGATAccgatgaggatgatgatgaagacgcAGAATCAG atCCATGGACACCTCTTGCTAGCCCACTAAGTCCTTATGCCAGTCCATCAGAACCAAATCCTTctgctattaattttaatttatctgAAG atCCATGGTGCGAACAAGGTGCTTCCAACAGCGGTCATCATGAATCAACTCAGGGAGGCGCACATCAGCCGATTTATCCCTTTCAAGCACccgtagaagaagaagaagaagaagaagaagaagaagacgcgGAAGACGTCGAAAGACCACAGCGCCCCCAGCAGAATCAGGAGGCCGGTAGCGTCAGCAAACAGAGGAATATCAAAGACTTTTACGAGTCGCCTGCTTATTGTCTGATTCGTGAATATCTAGACAGATATGAG TGA
- the LOC101882499 gene encoding uncharacterized protein isoform X1: MELQINPSESEAFDAINHISSSTHMFDNQTQKAKIEVIDLTVEEEEEEKIAGQQESLREEKFDPAPGTSAPKRPRIVYTPYVNKRQKISETPVQEEYDTDEDDDEDAESDPWTPLASPLSPYASPSEPNPSAINFNLSEDPWCEQGASNSGHHESTQGGAHQPIYPFQAPVEEEEEEEEEEDAEDVERPQRPQQNQEAGSVSKQRNIKDFYESPAYCLIREYLDRYEVKINALADSIGQQQRVIENVKDFLSEQQRRMDEKIGELQQLMGKSERGHRLITKLLIFIRHSLMDE; the protein is encoded by the exons ATGGAATTGC AAATAAATCCTTCCGAAAGTGAGGCATTTGATGCCATCAATCATATTT CCTCTTCGACTCACATGTTTGATAATCAAACGCAAAAAG CGAAAATTGAAGTTATCGACTTGAcggtggaagaagaagaagaagaaaagattgCGGGGCAACAAGAATCATTGAGAGAAGAAAAGTTTGATCCAGCGCCGGGGACTTCTGCCCCTAAGAGACCAAGAATTGTTTACACaccatatgtaaataaaaggcaaaaaatttCTGAAACACCTGTGCAAGAAGAATACGATAccgatgaggatgatgatgaagacgcAGAATCAG atCCATGGACACCTCTTGCTAGCCCACTAAGTCCTTATGCCAGTCCATCAGAACCAAATCCTTctgctattaattttaatttatctgAAG atCCATGGTGCGAACAAGGTGCTTCCAACAGCGGTCATCATGAATCAACTCAGGGAGGCGCACATCAGCCGATTTATCCCTTTCAAGCACccgtagaagaagaagaagaagaagaagaagaagaagacgcgGAAGACGTCGAAAGACCACAGCGCCCCCAGCAGAATCAGGAGGCCGGTAGCGTCAGCAAACAGAGGAATATCAAAGACTTTTACGAGTCGCCTGCTTATTGTCTGATTCGTGAATATCTAGACAGATATGAGGTAAAAATTAATGCTCTAGCGGATTCTATAGGCCAGCAGCAGCGTGTGATAGAAAATGTCAAGGATTTCTTGTCTGAGCAACAGCGACGTATGGATGAAAAAATTGGGGAGCTTCAACAATTGATGGGTAAAAGTGAACGGGGGCATCGGTTAATAACGAAACTACTCATTTTTATTAGGCATTCATTGATGGATGAATAA
- the LOC141380595 gene encoding uncharacterized protein isoform X1, protein MCFLIPVVTNIRKTWEVRCRRNPHNLRSIHVSTISQLSLSVGLWNCQSAVNKADFITSIATYSDYNLMALTETWLRPEDTATHATLSANFSFSHTPRQTGRGGGTGLLISKEWKFTLIPSLPTISSFEFHAVTIIHPFYINVVVIYRPPGDFNIYVDKPQAADFQTLLASFDLKRAPTSATHKSGNQLDLIYTRHCFTDQTIVTPLQISDHFLLSLNIHITPEPPHTPTLVTFRRNLRSLSPNRLSTIVSDSLPPSRKLTALDSNSATNTLCSTLASCLDRLCPLASRPARASPPAPWLSDALREHRSKLRAAERIWRKTKNPAHLLTYQTLLSSFSAEVTSAKQTYYRLKINNATNPRLLFKTFSSLLYPPPPPASSTLTTDDFATFFCTKTAKISAQFAAPTTNTQDTTPTPHTLTSFSQLSESEVSKLVLSSHATTCPLDPIPSHLLQAISPAVIPTLTHIINTSLDSGLFPTTFKQARVTPLLKKPNLDHTLLENYRPVSLLPFMAKILEKVVFNQVLDFLTQNNLMDNKQSGFKKGHSTETALLSVVEDLRLAKADSKSSVLILLDLSAAFDTVNHQILLSTLESLGVAGTVIQWFRSYLSDRSFRVSWRGEVSNLQHLNTGVPQGSVLGPLLFSIYTSSLGPVIQRHGFSYHCYADDTQLYLSFHPDDPSVPARISACLLDISHWMKDHHLQLNLAKTEMLVVSANPTLHHNFSIQMDGATITASKMVKSLGVTIDDQLNFSDHISRTARSCRFALYNIRKIRPFLSEHAAQLLVQALVLSKLDYCNSLLAGLPANSIKPLQLLQNAAARVVFNEPKRAHVTPLLVRLHWLPVAARIKFKTLMFAYKVTSGLAPSYLLSLLQIYVPSRNLRSVNERRLVVPSQRGKKSLSRTLTLNLPSWWNELPNCIRTAESLAIFKKRLKTQLFSLHFTS, encoded by the exons atgtgttttctaattcctgttgttactaacattCGCAAAACATGGGAggtgcgctgcaggcgtaatcctcacaaccttcgttcaatacatgtatctactatttcacaactctctctctccgtgggcctctggaattgtcaatcagctgttaacaaggctgattttattacctccatagctacatattctgactataatctcatggctctaactgagacctggttgaggccggaggacactgctacacatgctactctttctgctaatttctctttttcccacactcctcgtcagacagggagagggggtgggactggactactaatttccaaagaatggaaatttactctgataccgtccctgccaacaatcagctcctttgaattccatgcagtcaccattatccaccccttctacataaatgtggttgtcatctaccgcccaccag gtgacttcaacatttacgttgacaaaccgcaagctgcagactttcagactttgcttgcctcttttgacctaaaaagagcacctacttctgctacccacaaatcaggtaatcagctagaccttatttacacacgacactgcttcactgatcaaacaatagtaactccactacaaatatctgatcatttccttctgtctctcaacatccacattactcctgagccgccacacactcctacactggttacctttcgcagaaacctacgatctctctcacccaatagactatccaccattgtttcagactctcttcctccatctcgcaaactcactgcacttgattcgaacagtgccactaatacactctgctccacactagcatcatgtctagaccgattatgtcctcttgcatccaggccagcccgtgccagtcctcctgcaccctggctctcggatgctctccgtgagcatcgctcaaaacttcgggctgcggagagaatttggcggaaaactaaaaatcctgcacatctcttaacataccaaactcttctgtcctctttctcagctgaggttacttctgcaaagcagacgtattaccgtctgaaaatcaacaatgccactaatcctcgcctactttttaaaacattttcctccctcctctatcctcctcctccccccgcatcctccacacttactactgatgactttgctacattcttttgcaccaaaactgcaaaaatcagtgctcaatttgctgcacctacaacaaacacgcaagatacaacaccaacaccacacacactcacctctttttctcagctctctgagtctgaggtgtccaaacttgtgctatctagccatgcaaccacctgtccactcgatcccattccctctcatctcttgcaagccatctctcctgcagtcataccaacactgactcacataattaacacatctcttgactctggtttattccccactacatttaagcaggctagggtaaccccactgctaaagaaacccaacctggaccatacgctacttgaaaactacagaccagtatccctgcttccattcatggccaagattctggagaaagtagtgttcaatcaagtcctggactttcttactcaaaacaatctcatggacaacaagcaatccggctttaagaaaggccactcaactgagactgccctgctctcggtcgtggaggatctcagactggctaaagcagactctaaatcatcagtcctcattttgctggacttgtcagctgcttttgacactgtcaaccaccagatcctgctatctacgcttgagtcactgggcgttgcgggcactgttatacaatggttcagatcttacctctctgacaggtcattcagggtgtcttggaggggagaggtgtccaacctacagcatctaaacactggggtacctcaaggctctgttcttgggccacttctcttctccatctacacatcatctctaggaccagtcatccagagacatggattctcctaccactgctatgctgatgatacccagctatacctctcttttcatcctgatgatccctcggttccagctcgtatctcagcctgcctgttggatatttcacactggatgaaagatcatcatcttcagctgaacctcgcaaaaacggaaatgcttgtagtttctgccaacccgactctacaccataacttttcaatccagatggatggggcaaccattactgcatccaaaatggtgaaaagccttggagtaacgattgatgaccaactaaacttctctgaccacatttctagaactgctcgatcgtgcagatttgcactctataacatcaggaagatccgacccttcttatctgaacatgcagctcaactccttgttcaagctcttgttctctccaaactggattactgcaactctctactagctgggcttccagctaactctatcaagcctcttcaactgctccagaatgcagcagcacgagttgtcttcaatgaacctaaacgagcacatgtcactccgctgctagtccgtttgcactggctgccagttgctgctcgcatcaaattcaaaactctgatgtttgcctacaaagtgacttctggcctagcaccttcttatctgctctcacttctgcagatctatgtgccctccagaaacttgcgttctgtgaatgaacgtcgcctcgtggttccatcccaaagagggaaaaaatcactttcgcgaacgctcacgctcaatctgcccagttggtggaatgaactccctaactgcatcagaacagcagagtcactcgctattttcaagaaacgactaaaaactcaactatttagtctccacttcacttcctaa
- the LOC141380595 gene encoding uncharacterized protein isoform X2 has translation MCFLIPVVTNIRKTWEVRCRRNPHNLRSIHVSTISQLSLSVGLWNCQSAVNKADFITSIATYSDYNLMALTETWLRPEDTATHATLSANFSFSHTPRQTGRGGGTGLLISKEWKFTLIPSLPTISSFEFHAVTIIHPFYINVVVIYRPPGKLGHFLDELDVLLSSFSNFATPLLVLGDFNIYVDKPQAADFQTLLASFDLKRAPTSATHKSGNQLDLIYTRHCFTDQTIVTPLQISDHFLLSLNIHITPEPPHTPTLVTFRRNLRSLSPNRLSTIVSDSLPPSRKLTALDSNSATNTLCSTLASCLDRLCPLASRPARASPPAPWLSDALREHRSKLRAAERIWRKTKNPAHLLTYQTLLSSFSAEVTSAKQTYYRLKINNATNPRLLFKTFSSLLYPPPPPASSTLTTDDFATFFCTKTAKISAQFAAPTTNTQDTTPTPHTLTSFSQLSESEVSKLVLSSHATTCPLDPIPSHLLQAISPAVIPTLTHIINTSLDSGLFPTTFKQARVTPLLKKPNLDHTLLENYRPVSLLPFMAKILEKVVFNQVLDFLTQNNLMDNKQSGFKKGHSTETALLSVVEDLRLAKADSKSSVLILLDLSAAFDTVNHQILLSTLESLGVAGTVIQWFRSYLSDRSFRVSWRGEVSNLQHLNTGVPQGSVLGPLLFSIYTSSLGPVIQRHGFSYHCYADDTQLYLSFHPDDPSVPARISACLLDISHWMKDHHLQLNLAKTEMLVVSANPTLHHNFSIQMDGATITASKMVKSLGVTIDDQLNFSDHISRTARSCRFALYNIRKIRPFLSEHAAQLLVQALVLSKLDYCNSLLAGLPANSIKPLQLLQNAAARVVFNEPKRAHVTPLLVRLHWLPVAARIKFKTLMFAYKVTSGLAPSYLLSLLQIYVPSRNLRSVNERRLVVPSQRGKKSLSRTLTLNLPSWWNELPNCIRTAESLAIFKKRLKTQLFSLHFTS, from the coding sequence atgtgttttctaattcctgttgttactaacattCGCAAAACATGGGAggtgcgctgcaggcgtaatcctcacaaccttcgttcaatacatgtatctactatttcacaactctctctctccgtgggcctctggaattgtcaatcagctgttaacaaggctgattttattacctccatagctacatattctgactataatctcatggctctaactgagacctggttgaggccggaggacactgctacacatgctactctttctgctaatttctctttttcccacactcctcgtcagacagggagagggggtgggactggactactaatttccaaagaatggaaatttactctgataccgtccctgccaacaatcagctcctttgaattccatgcagtcaccattatccaccccttctacataaatgtggttgtcatctaccgcccaccaggtaaattaggtcacttcctagatgaactggatgttcttctctcatctttttctaattttgccactcccttattggtgctaggtgacttcaacatttacgttgacaaaccgcaagctgcagactttcagactttgcttgcctcttttgacctaaaaagagcacctacttctgctacccacaaatcaggtaatcagctagaccttatttacacacgacactgcttcactgatcaaacaatagtaactccactacaaatatctgatcatttccttctgtctctcaacatccacattactcctgagccgccacacactcctacactggttacctttcgcagaaacctacgatctctctcacccaatagactatccaccattgtttcagactctcttcctccatctcgcaaactcactgcacttgattcgaacagtgccactaatacactctgctccacactagcatcatgtctagaccgattatgtcctcttgcatccaggccagcccgtgccagtcctcctgcaccctggctctcggatgctctccgtgagcatcgctcaaaacttcgggctgcggagagaatttggcggaaaactaaaaatcctgcacatctcttaacataccaaactcttctgtcctctttctcagctgaggttacttctgcaaagcagacgtattaccgtctgaaaatcaacaatgccactaatcctcgcctactttttaaaacattttcctccctcctctatcctcctcctccccccgcatcctccacacttactactgatgactttgctacattcttttgcaccaaaactgcaaaaatcagtgctcaatttgctgcacctacaacaaacacgcaagatacaacaccaacaccacacacactcacctctttttctcagctctctgagtctgaggtgtccaaacttgtgctatctagccatgcaaccacctgtccactcgatcccattccctctcatctcttgcaagccatctctcctgcagtcataccaacactgactcacataattaacacatctcttgactctggtttattccccactacatttaagcaggctagggtaaccccactgctaaagaaacccaacctggaccatacgctacttgaaaactacagaccagtatccctgcttccattcatggccaagattctggagaaagtagtgttcaatcaagtcctggactttcttactcaaaacaatctcatggacaacaagcaatccggctttaagaaaggccactcaactgagactgccctgctctcggtcgtggaggatctcagactggctaaagcagactctaaatcatcagtcctcattttgctggacttgtcagctgcttttgacactgtcaaccaccagatcctgctatctacgcttgagtcactgggcgttgcgggcactgttatacaatggttcagatcttacctctctgacaggtcattcagggtgtcttggaggggagaggtgtccaacctacagcatctaaacactggggtacctcaaggctctgttcttgggccacttctcttctccatctacacatcatctctaggaccagtcatccagagacatggattctcctaccactgctatgctgatgatacccagctatacctctcttttcatcctgatgatccctcggttccagctcgtatctcagcctgcctgttggatatttcacactggatgaaagatcatcatcttcagctgaacctcgcaaaaacggaaatgcttgtagtttctgccaacccgactctacaccataacttttcaatccagatggatggggcaaccattactgcatccaaaatggtgaaaagccttggagtaacgattgatgaccaactaaacttctctgaccacatttctagaactgctcgatcgtgcagatttgcactctataacatcaggaagatccgacccttcttatctgaacatgcagctcaactccttgttcaagctcttgttctctccaaactggattactgcaactctctactagctgggcttccagctaactctatcaagcctcttcaactgctccagaatgcagcagcacgagttgtcttcaatgaacctaaacgagcacatgtcactccgctgctagtccgtttgcactggctgccagttgctgctcgcatcaaattcaaaactctgatgtttgcctacaaagtgacttctggcctagcaccttcttatctgctctcacttctgcagatctatgtgccctccagaaacttgcgttctgtgaatgaacgtcgcctcgtggttccatcccaaagagggaaaaaatcactttcgcgaacgctcacgctcaatctgcccagttggtggaatgaactccctaactgcatcagaacagcagagtcactcgctattttcaagaaacgactaaaaactcaactatttagtctccacttcacttcctaa